The Daphnia carinata strain CSIRO-1 chromosome 1, CSIRO_AGI_Dcar_HiC_V3, whole genome shotgun sequence sequence GCTACTTTCTTCTCGTTTACCATGATTTTTACTTcacaaaattattattattcaagtttttcgtgctaaaaattgtatttgttGATAATAGTCGTGTTTTTTATGGCGTTGTGTAGTTCTGGTTTTCTGGATTATTCAAAACAGCCGCCCCAACTTACCAGCTTGGGAAGTGGTTTGCACCGGATCGCCCCAGACCGACTTTTTCCTGAAGAAACTATAGGCTCGCAAGGTGTTAGCAAACCGGGGCCGAGCCGTAGTTATAGAAACCGGTTTCTGTAACTGTATTACTACGAGTCCTACGACGATTACCACGAGCACGAACAAGGCCATGAAGAAGTGAAGCGGTAGGCGAACCAGTGTGTTTAGGTATTGACCTCGAGGCAATACTCTGGCTATTGTGTGACATGAAATGTTACTGCTGTAAGCAGGCGGCCATTAAGTCTCAATTTTCACAAGGGTTAATATTGAAGTAGTAAAAAGAGTTTTATCCAATCTTTTTGATTACGTGATATTTGTCAAAAATgggaaggaagaagaaaaagccatCGAAACCTTGGTGCTGGTACTGTAACCGAGACTTCGATGATGAGAAAATCCTACTACAACATCAGaaagccaaacattttaagtgTCATATTTGCCACAAAAAACTATATACTGGACCTGGGCTATCGATACACTGCATGCAGGTAGAGAAAATTGATTCTTCTTGCGCGCTATTGAAGATGCCCAATataatttttacaattttaggtTCATAAGGAAACATTGGATAGGGTGCCGAACTCTCTGCCTAACAGAggaaatattgaaattgaaatttatgGCATGGAAGGAATACCAGAAGCTGATATTAGAGATCACGAGGCACAGAAACAAGGTTGAACAAAGCTCCTATTTACATcacatttttgttatgttaGATAACATGTTAAGGTATTTTTCAGCCGGCAGGATAACAACTGCTGCAGGAGCTGACAGTAGTGATGAAGAGGGAGGATCTTCAGcaaaaagagcaaaaacaGCTCAACCGGCAGGTCAAGAATCAACTGGTCCAAGCATTCCATCACTTGGATCCATGCCAATAACCCCAATGCTTGCGTCTCCTTTCATGGGCATGGGTCCCATGAATCCTTACTTAGGGCATTTACCCCTGCCGATGATGGGAACAGTGCCACAAATGCCTCTCCCTGGTGGAGCAATTTCCTCACCTCAGACACCATCAAAGCCTCTTTTTGCATCTTCTAGCAGCCCATCCTCCAGCAATAGTGCCTCCAAGCCAGCATTTGCTGCATACAGGTATATTTTACCAAAACCATGCATGTTTAAATATGAGTATTGTTAGTGGTCTACATATTTAAGTATATTATGGTTATTGTCATCAGTTCTTCTGGTGCTGGAGCAACTATTGTTGGAGAATCAACTGTTCCCAAAAAGTCAGGTGTCATTGCCACTCAAGCTGGATCCAGCAAAATAATGCACCCAGAAGAGGATCTCTCattggcaagtttttaaaatgtcaCGCATTTATAACAAATAGTTAATACTTGCTCGTTAGGAAGAATTACGGGCACGATTTCCTCGCTATCAAAGAAACTCAGTACCAACAAGCATGCCTCAGATGTCCGTTGCCAGCCCGCAAAATACTACAGTGGGCCCTGTGAGTACCGTAAACAGTGGGCAAATGGGCTTGCCGATGGGCCATCTTCCCGCCGGTATGATGATCCCTATGCCCATGGCACACATGGCGCTCCCACCCCATATGCAAATGGGAATGGGTCCTATGGGACTGCTCCGTGCACCACACATGCCTCCtggtatttaattttttattgtatattttttgtttttgtttttgttcgtGCAGTTTTTTATAGAACTTTTGTGTTAAATGTTAAtgataaattttaaaaaattttataggCATGCCTGGAGGATTCTCTCCATATGGTGCTCCTCTCGGCTTTCCAATGATGCCACCGCGCTTCCGGTAGGGAATTTGAACTGGACTATTCAAACTTTTGAAATTCCtcatagaaaataaaaatatgaacTTCATTGTCGTTCTTTAATTCTCCCTCGTGATCATGActaacaataatttttttaattttttttttctcat is a genomic window containing:
- the LOC130691384 gene encoding BUB3-interacting and GLEBS motif-containing protein ZNF207-like is translated as MGRKKKKPSKPWCWYCNRDFDDEKILLQHQKAKHFKCHICHKKLYTGPGLSIHCMQVHKETLDRVPNSLPNRGNIEIEIYGMEGIPEADIRDHEAQKQAGRITTAAGADSSDEEGGSSAKRAKTAQPAGQESTGPSIPSLGSMPITPMLASPFMGMGPMNPYLGHLPLPMMGTVPQMPLPGGAISSPQTPSKPLFASSSSPSSSNSASKPAFAAYSSSGAGATIVGESTVPKKSGVIATQAGSSKIMHPEEDLSLAKLRARFPRYQRNSVPTSMPQMSVASPQNTTVGPVSTVNSGQMGLPMGHLPAGMMIPMPMAHMALPPHMQMGMGPMGLLRAPHMPPGMPGGFSPYGAPLGFPMMPPRFR